The Clostridiaceae bacterium HFYG-1003 genome includes a window with the following:
- a CDS encoding DUF5058 family protein produces MKYLELANSNIMFVLVALTILVVVLQSLLFIRKALKRADELGIEKPVVKKVITNSAIFSIVPSLPILVMMFALAIPLGKYFPWLRLSVVGSAVYESMAANVAVVNMGLKDISDPGLTPTIFGIVLWVMTLGIIWGIVFNIFFMGKLDAMTKKAKSRQSNFMPIFSAALFAGMLAVLSIPYIANTAKPTAMVTFLVSGLAVLAAEQLSKTTKISLIKDFSLPIALIVGMGAAILFSNLA; encoded by the coding sequence ATGAAGTATTTAGAACTGGCCAATTCAAACATCATGTTTGTCCTGGTTGCGCTCACCATCCTTGTGGTCGTGCTGCAATCCCTGCTGTTTATCCGGAAAGCGCTTAAGCGAGCCGATGAACTGGGAATCGAGAAACCCGTCGTGAAAAAAGTCATTACCAACAGCGCTATTTTTTCCATCGTTCCTTCACTCCCGATCCTGGTCATGATGTTTGCCCTGGCCATACCCTTGGGCAAGTACTTCCCCTGGCTGAGACTGTCAGTGGTTGGCTCTGCAGTCTATGAAAGCATGGCTGCCAATGTAGCGGTCGTCAATATGGGACTGAAAGACATTTCCGATCCAGGCCTGACTCCGACCATCTTTGGAATCGTCCTATGGGTCATGACCCTTGGGATCATCTGGGGCATTGTCTTCAATATCTTCTTTATGGGCAAGCTCGATGCCATGACCAAGAAAGCCAAATCCAGGCAAAGCAATTTCATGCCGATTTTTTCAGCGGCACTCTTTGCCGGCATGCTGGCCGTACTGTCCATTCCCTACATTGCCAACACCGCCAAGCCGACTGCCATGGTGACCTTCCTTGTCTCCGGACTGGCGGTCCTGGCAGCTGAACAGCTCAGCAAAACAACAAAAATCAGCCTGATCAAGGATTTCTCCCTGCCCATTGCCCTCATAGTAGGCATGGGAGCAGCGATCCTGTTCAGCAATCTGGCCTAA
- a CDS encoding iron ABC transporter permease, with product MKQKKKSYLPLFLMLAVLLLLLSMGSVTMGDAAIRVDETIAILWHKLLALLGLAQEQGGSKEIILFNIRIPRILTAIFAGAGLAGVGCAYQGVFRNSMADPYILGISSGATLGAALAISLGINESVAGFGAVTLAAFAGALASTFLVYSLAMRRSRTSMTSLLLSGVAVSYFLSSIVSLILVFDEQNVSKIVYWTMGSLASVSYLQIAILAPVVILGSFLLYSNWRELDILTSGEEVARSLGVETERVKIRILIYSSLIVAVCVAFTGVIGFVGLMMPHILRMIVGPSHKRLIPFAMISGSIFLLVADTIARSLIDGAELPVGAVTALFGAPYFIWLLARSRGGEKS from the coding sequence ATGAAACAGAAAAAGAAAAGCTATCTGCCGCTCTTTCTGATGCTGGCGGTCCTCCTTTTGCTGTTAAGCATGGGATCCGTCACCATGGGCGATGCGGCCATTCGCGTCGATGAAACCATCGCCATTCTCTGGCACAAGCTCCTGGCACTTCTGGGACTGGCCCAGGAACAGGGCGGATCCAAGGAAATCATTCTGTTCAATATCCGGATCCCCCGGATTCTGACGGCGATCTTCGCCGGTGCCGGCCTGGCCGGCGTCGGCTGCGCCTATCAGGGCGTCTTCCGCAACTCCATGGCTGATCCCTACATCCTGGGCATCTCCTCCGGAGCGACCCTGGGCGCCGCCCTGGCCATCAGTCTGGGCATTAATGAGTCCGTTGCCGGATTCGGCGCAGTCACCCTGGCAGCCTTTGCCGGCGCTCTGGCCTCGACCTTCCTGGTCTACAGCCTCGCCATGCGCCGCAGCCGTACCTCCATGACTTCGCTCCTCCTGTCCGGAGTAGCCGTCAGCTACTTTCTGTCATCCATCGTGTCCCTGATCCTGGTCTTCGACGAACAGAACGTCTCTAAGATCGTCTACTGGACCATGGGATCCCTGGCCAGCGTCAGCTACCTCCAGATCGCCATTTTGGCACCGGTGGTAATTCTCGGTTCCTTCCTGCTCTATTCCAACTGGCGGGAACTGGACATCCTTACCTCCGGCGAGGAAGTCGCCCGTTCCCTGGGCGTAGAGACGGAACGAGTGAAGATCCGCATCCTGATCTACTCCTCCCTGATTGTGGCCGTCTGCGTCGCCTTTACCGGCGTCATCGGCTTCGTCGGGCTCATGATGCCCCATATCTTGCGCATGATCGTGGGTCCCTCCCACAAGCGCCTGATTCCCTTTGCCATGATCTCAGGCTCCATCTTCCTGCTGGTGGCCGATACCATTGCCCGATCCCTCATCGACGGGGCGGAGCTCCCGGTGGGAGCCGTCACCGCGCTGTTCGGAGCACCGTATTTTATCTGGCTCCTGGCCAGAAGCCGGGGAGGGGAGAAAAGCTGA
- the cobT gene encoding nicotinate-nucleotide--dimethylbenzimidazole phosphoribosyltransferase: MNSFNFQPNGSAFEQEIAAVVSRIAPIEADYLAQAREYNDSLCKPLGSLGKMEEIRERIWAITRGNPQPFQKAVVVYAGDNGVCQEGVSTNPQDITYKVCLNILSGRSGLGRIAAFYHVEVFLEDLAVLEDVEGHTTYKVRRSTDNMRLGPAMSRDDAAQYVLAGIRRTQELIDSGYNLIGAGEMGVGNTTTSSAVISLLTGVPPEETTGFGSGLTRDGVRHKVNVVRDALAINGPYGDILDAAAKLAGADICAMAGTYLACAANSIPFVLDGVISMAALALARGFHSGILEYAFSSHKTKESGARAVEQAFGLRPMLDLEMRLGEGSGCPLAMNLMECSMFTLGTMASFHDVSVNKQDYVDIREEK, encoded by the coding sequence ATGAATTCTTTTAATTTCCAACCCAACGGCAGCGCCTTCGAACAAGAAATCGCTGCGGTCGTAAGCCGGATTGCTCCGATTGAAGCGGATTATCTGGCTCAAGCCCGAGAATACAATGACTCCCTGTGCAAGCCGCTGGGTTCATTGGGAAAGATGGAGGAGATCCGGGAGAGGATCTGGGCCATCACCCGGGGCAACCCTCAGCCGTTTCAAAAAGCGGTTGTGGTATATGCCGGGGACAATGGGGTCTGTCAGGAAGGCGTCTCGACCAATCCGCAGGACATAACCTACAAGGTATGCCTGAATATCCTCAGCGGCCGTTCCGGCTTGGGCCGCATCGCCGCGTTCTATCACGTGGAGGTGTTCCTGGAGGATCTGGCCGTACTGGAAGATGTTGAGGGCCACACTACTTATAAGGTGCGGCGCTCCACGGACAACATGCGGCTTGGTCCGGCCATGAGCCGGGATGATGCCGCCCAGTACGTGCTGGCCGGCATCCGGAGAACTCAGGAACTGATCGACTCCGGCTACAACCTGATCGGAGCAGGGGAAATGGGCGTGGGCAACACCACGACCTCCTCGGCGGTGATCAGTCTTTTAACCGGAGTTCCCCCTGAGGAAACCACGGGCTTTGGCTCCGGCCTGACCCGGGACGGCGTACGACATAAGGTGAATGTCGTACGCGATGCCCTGGCCATCAACGGACCCTATGGGGACATCCTGGACGCAGCGGCCAAGCTGGCCGGCGCGGACATCTGCGCCATGGCCGGAACCTACCTGGCCTGCGCCGCCAACTCGATTCCCTTCGTACTCGATGGAGTCATCTCCATGGCTGCCCTGGCCCTGGCCCGCGGCTTCCACTCCGGCATCCTGGAGTACGCCTTTTCGTCCCATAAGACGAAAGAGTCCGGTGCCCGGGCGGTGGAGCAGGCCTTCGGCCTGCGCCCCATGCTCGACCTGGAAATGCGCCTGGGCGAAGGCTCCGGCTGCCCCCTGGCCATGAACCTCATGGAGTGCTCGATGTTCACCCTCGGCACCATGGCATCCTTTCATGATGTTTCAGTCAACAAACAGGATTATGTAGATATCCGGGAGGAAAAATAA
- a CDS encoding SH3 domain-containing protein has translation MNQKCGKKRIGWLLALVLFLGLFQGLSVPSVAQAEPVAPKLVGSVTSSPKTAEVGDEVTITLDLADTVTGIAGELFAAVANLEQESVYFFTLAPGTDGLYRGSALIDETAKTGTYILTNILIPFEDDSFGEVYNQVLDPELPEAEDLSGADFTVNNPNQDITPPVVTAVSVDKTSLLQGETVTVTAQASDIGLGIEDSILVSYEGPEDSYLDLELTSQGNGTYSGQLTLPEDALAGTWYISQIILADRAGNLVFLGNATRDPEALETMNLDHCDLTVGSITPEDTTAPVIESLTISNHEVTSGTGFTMTMRVSDDQDLERIVYGSCAAPDWALNTLHKTYSFMLFEKTPGVYEGNPGIGSDIGTYILDYVSISDAAGNEARLENIKLNPNGTDLSQYNVKRGYTILFDSMGGTGVAKQFTSTGYLTEPVAPTREGYSFAGWYHTNTYERRWDFAKDKADVYTQKLYAKWVPAGEPVEVPEFPHYAKVTATSLNFRSGPSTWYPTQGSIPKGTIVKVNYRDNNWYSIEYLGKKGFVSATYLQKTDASLVYQVSPAVNLRTGPSTAYSIIKKLPVGTLVELVSKPSTTWYQILAGTTKGYASASYLKPVSAQPAPTPPPAPNDPTIYMVKTTVNLRSGPSTANPVIRKLPVGTLLEQLQKVNDTWWQVKDGDHTGYVSAKYLVDIVTPVQRYINLDPVNLRTGPSTSYSVITKLPRSSVFILMKKTSSTWWQVCVDGKIGYVSAKYLNFMP, from the coding sequence ATGAACCAAAAATGTGGGAAGAAACGGATCGGCTGGCTGTTGGCACTGGTGCTGTTTCTGGGGCTGTTTCAGGGATTGAGCGTGCCGTCGGTCGCTCAGGCGGAACCCGTTGCGCCGAAGCTGGTCGGTTCCGTGACTTCCAGCCCGAAGACGGCTGAGGTCGGGGATGAAGTAACGATAACGCTGGATCTGGCCGATACGGTCACCGGCATAGCGGGTGAACTGTTCGCGGCGGTGGCGAATCTGGAACAGGAATCCGTCTATTTCTTCACTCTGGCACCTGGGACCGATGGTCTTTATCGAGGCAGCGCACTGATCGATGAGACAGCGAAAACCGGGACCTATATCCTGACCAATATCCTGATTCCGTTTGAAGACGACTCCTTCGGGGAAGTCTACAATCAGGTGCTGGATCCGGAACTGCCGGAAGCCGAAGATTTAAGCGGGGCTGATTTTACCGTGAACAATCCCAATCAGGATATCACACCGCCCGTCGTCACGGCTGTCTCCGTGGATAAGACCAGCCTGCTGCAGGGGGAGACCGTGACCGTTACGGCGCAGGCCAGTGACATCGGCCTGGGCATTGAGGACAGCATCCTGGTCAGCTATGAAGGACCCGAGGACAGCTACCTGGATCTGGAGCTGACCAGTCAAGGCAACGGAACTTATTCCGGTCAGCTGACCCTGCCGGAGGATGCCCTAGCCGGAACCTGGTATATCAGTCAGATCATCCTGGCGGATCGGGCCGGCAATCTGGTGTTCCTTGGAAACGCCACCAGGGATCCGGAAGCGCTTGAGACCATGAATCTGGATCACTGTGATCTGACCGTAGGTTCCATTACGCCAGAAGATACAACCGCTCCGGTCATTGAGTCCCTGACAATCTCCAACCATGAGGTCACCTCGGGCACCGGATTCACCATGACCATGCGTGTCTCCGATGATCAGGATCTGGAACGCATCGTGTACGGCAGCTGTGCGGCACCGGACTGGGCGTTGAATACACTCCACAAAACCTATTCCTTCATGCTGTTTGAGAAAACTCCGGGTGTCTATGAAGGGAACCCGGGGATTGGATCAGACATCGGCACGTATATCCTGGACTACGTTTCCATTTCGGATGCGGCCGGCAACGAAGCCCGGCTGGAAAACATCAAGCTGAACCCCAATGGAACTGACCTGAGCCAATACAACGTCAAGCGGGGATATACCATCCTGTTTGATTCCATGGGGGGAACCGGGGTTGCGAAGCAGTTTACCTCCACCGGCTATCTGACAGAGCCAGTCGCTCCCACCCGGGAAGGCTATTCGTTCGCTGGCTGGTACCACACCAACACCTACGAACGGCGCTGGGACTTTGCCAAAGACAAAGCCGATGTCTACACCCAGAAGCTCTATGCCAAATGGGTTCCGGCCGGAGAGCCGGTGGAAGTACCGGAGTTCCCGCATTATGCCAAAGTTACCGCCACATCCCTGAATTTCCGCAGCGGGCCATCTACCTGGTATCCCACGCAGGGGAGCATCCCCAAAGGAACCATTGTCAAAGTCAACTATCGCGACAACAACTGGTATTCCATCGAATACCTCGGAAAGAAAGGTTTTGTATCGGCCACCTACCTGCAAAAGACTGACGCTTCTCTGGTTTATCAGGTCAGTCCCGCAGTCAATCTGCGCACCGGCCCGTCCACAGCCTACAGCATCATCAAAAAACTGCCGGTGGGCACACTGGTCGAACTGGTCAGCAAACCCAGCACCACCTGGTATCAGATTCTGGCAGGAACAACCAAAGGCTATGCCTCCGCCAGCTATCTGAAGCCCGTCAGCGCTCAACCGGCACCGACTCCACCGCCAGCCCCCAACGATCCCACGATCTATATGGTCAAAACAACGGTGAACCTGCGCAGCGGTCCGTCCACCGCCAATCCCGTCATCCGCAAGCTGCCGGTCGGCACACTGCTGGAACAGCTGCAGAAGGTCAACGATACCTGGTGGCAGGTGAAGGATGGGGATCATACCGGTTATGTATCCGCCAAGTACCTGGTTGACATCGTCACCCCGGTTCAGCGCTACATCAACCTGGATCCCGTCAACCTCAGAACCGGCCCCTCCACCAGTTACTCCGTCATTACCAAACTGCCCCGCAGCTCCGTCTTCATCCTCATGAAGAAGACCTCCTCCACCTGGTGGCAGGTCTGCGTAGACGGTAAGATCGGCTATGTTTCAGCCAAGTATCTGAACTTCATGCCATAA
- a CDS encoding ABC transporter substrate-binding protein, whose amino-acid sequence MKKFSRIIALFTFLMLSVAGCQTQSPATGANTTSGSTQAVTQPATTPSTTAAQAAAETVYPYTFKTADGKDVIIDKEPQRIVSLSPTYTEVVYALGKGAQLVGRTDYCDYPAQTKDVVSVGSMTKPSVEKIVELNPDLILVSFMEQEVVDQIEKSGAKVVQILTGNTIDGSYKNMEEIGRLLNANAQAKTLTETIQTDIAAVAAKVKDAAPVSIYYVAGFGKNGDYTAGGDTFLHELITLAGGDNIAKDVQGWNFTTEKLAEKDPQYIVIGSMAKLTEEFKTTEPYKNLTAVKENRVMEVDDNLVNREGPRLAQGVEAIARILHPELFK is encoded by the coding sequence ATGAAGAAATTCTCAAGAATCATCGCACTGTTTACGTTCCTTATGCTCAGCGTCGCCGGCTGCCAGACTCAGTCACCAGCCACTGGAGCCAATACCACATCCGGTTCCACCCAGGCCGTGACCCAGCCAGCCACCACTCCGTCCACGACAGCCGCTCAGGCTGCTGCAGAAACGGTTTATCCCTATACCTTTAAGACCGCTGACGGCAAGGACGTCATCATTGACAAAGAACCCCAGCGGATCGTATCCCTGTCACCCACCTATACCGAAGTCGTCTATGCTCTGGGCAAAGGCGCTCAGCTGGTCGGACGCACCGACTACTGCGACTACCCGGCACAAACCAAGGATGTTGTATCCGTCGGTTCCATGACCAAGCCCTCCGTGGAAAAGATCGTTGAGCTGAATCCCGACCTGATCCTGGTTTCCTTCATGGAACAGGAAGTCGTCGACCAGATCGAAAAAAGCGGCGCCAAAGTCGTACAGATCCTCACCGGCAACACCATTGACGGATCCTACAAGAACATGGAAGAAATCGGCCGCCTGCTCAACGCCAACGCTCAGGCCAAGACCCTGACCGAAACCATTCAGACAGACATCGCCGCTGTGGCAGCTAAAGTCAAGGATGCGGCTCCGGTCTCCATCTACTACGTGGCAGGCTTCGGCAAGAACGGCGACTACACCGCCGGCGGCGACACCTTCCTGCATGAACTGATTACTCTGGCCGGCGGCGACAATATTGCCAAAGACGTACAGGGCTGGAACTTCACCACCGAGAAACTGGCCGAGAAGGATCCCCAGTACATTGTCATCGGCTCCATGGCCAAGCTCACCGAGGAGTTCAAGACTACTGAACCCTACAAGAACCTGACGGCTGTCAAGGAAAACCGCGTCATGGAAGTGGATGACAACCTGGTGAACCGCGAAGGACCCCGTCTGGCCCAAGGCGTTGAAGCCATCGCCCGGATCCTGCACCCGGAGCTGTTCAAGTAG
- a CDS encoding amidohydrolase encodes MTMKETAVQYLDNNLDRFTQLSDLIWDNPENRFHLPISAQALIDALSEAGFEIQREIAGMPDAFIATWGTGKPVIGFLGEYDALPNLSQVADLVQKQPQIPGESGHGCGHHVLGTGALAAALAVKEALAGDEAKATIRFFGCPAEEGGSGKAFMARAGVFDGLDAIITWHPMTENRIWGTSSLANFQVYFNFKGTSAHAAAAPHQGRSALDAAELMNIGVNYLREHILPTARVHYAYVDAGGPAPNVVQPTASLLYFIRAPRSLEVKEIYDRVVKIAQGAALMTETQLEIVWDSACSEYIVNDRLGRVMYANMEALGEIDYTQEELDYAKAYWNSLDEASQNNAKGSVRNIYFNSDKAELEQIMASPIARKLAPYKVTDEAIPGSTDVGDASFNAPTVQLTSACYPLGTAPHSWQWVACGKSTMVHKGMLYAAKAMAMTALDLLNDPQALLEAKAEFDDRLGDQRYKCYIPDEVQPR; translated from the coding sequence ATGACAATGAAAGAAACTGCAGTACAGTACTTAGATAACAATTTAGACCGGTTCACCCAGCTCAGCGATCTGATCTGGGACAACCCGGAAAACCGGTTCCATCTGCCCATCTCGGCGCAGGCACTGATTGATGCGTTATCGGAGGCTGGATTTGAGATCCAGCGGGAGATCGCCGGGATGCCTGACGCGTTTATCGCCACCTGGGGCACCGGCAAGCCGGTGATCGGCTTCCTGGGTGAATACGATGCATTGCCGAATCTCAGCCAGGTCGCAGACCTCGTCCAGAAGCAGCCCCAGATCCCGGGAGAAAGCGGCCATGGCTGCGGTCATCATGTGCTCGGTACGGGTGCTTTGGCCGCCGCCCTGGCCGTCAAGGAAGCTCTGGCAGGGGATGAAGCAAAGGCGACCATCCGCTTCTTCGGCTGCCCAGCCGAAGAAGGCGGATCCGGAAAGGCCTTCATGGCCCGGGCCGGCGTCTTCGACGGCCTCGATGCCATCATTACCTGGCACCCCATGACCGAGAACCGGATCTGGGGAACCAGCAGCTTGGCCAATTTCCAGGTATACTTCAACTTCAAGGGAACCAGCGCTCATGCCGCAGCAGCCCCCCATCAAGGACGCAGTGCCCTGGATGCCGCCGAGCTGATGAACATCGGAGTCAACTACCTTAGAGAACACATCCTCCCCACCGCCCGAGTCCACTATGCCTACGTCGATGCCGGCGGACCAGCTCCCAATGTGGTCCAGCCAACCGCCAGCCTGCTCTACTTCATCCGGGCACCCAGATCCCTGGAAGTCAAAGAAATCTATGATCGGGTAGTCAAGATTGCTCAGGGCGCAGCCCTGATGACCGAAACCCAGCTTGAAATCGTCTGGGACAGCGCCTGCTCCGAATACATCGTCAATGACCGCCTGGGCCGGGTTATGTATGCCAACATGGAAGCACTGGGAGAAATCGACTATACTCAGGAAGAGCTGGATTACGCCAAAGCCTACTGGAACAGCCTGGACGAAGCCTCCCAAAACAATGCCAAAGGCTCTGTCCGCAACATCTACTTCAACTCCGACAAAGCCGAACTCGAACAAATCATGGCCAGCCCCATAGCCCGAAAGCTGGCACCCTACAAAGTGACCGATGAGGCGATTCCAGGCTCCACCGATGTCGGAGATGCCAGCTTCAACGCCCCCACGGTGCAGCTTACCTCTGCCTGTTATCCGCTGGGAACCGCACCCCATTCCTGGCAGTGGGTTGCCTGCGGCAAGTCCACCATGGTCCATAAAGGCATGCTCTACGCCGCTAAAGCCATGGCCATGACCGCACTGGATCTTCTGAACGATCCCCAGGCTCTCCTCGAAGCCAAAGCAGAGTTTGACGACCGCCTGGGCGACCAGCGCTACAAGTGCTATATACCGGATGAGGTTCAACCCCGCTAG
- a CDS encoding ABC transporter ATP-binding protein: MEVKHLGFGYDVKPVLKDISVTFPKGRFISILGPNGSGKSTLLKLLLGLLQPTQGEILLEGRPLKGYRPLEKARQLSYVPQVFQNDYEFTAREVVEMGRYPFIKQLGNPTPEDRRICEDAMRITETTHLKDQPVSRISGGELQRVSVARAIAQATPWILLDEPVNHLDVSHQVGILKSLKEMTPQRTVVAVMHDLNLARDFSDWIILLHEGKVVKVGKPGECINPEVLSTIYDLEFLKTYTEDRSLEYLFPKTK, encoded by the coding sequence ATGGAAGTTAAGCATCTTGGATTCGGCTACGATGTCAAACCCGTACTCAAGGACATCAGCGTGACCTTTCCCAAAGGACGGTTCATCTCCATCCTGGGACCCAACGGGTCCGGCAAGAGTACCCTCCTGAAACTGCTCCTCGGACTGCTCCAGCCCACGCAAGGAGAGATCCTGCTCGAGGGAAGGCCTCTGAAAGGCTACCGGCCCCTGGAAAAAGCCAGACAGCTGTCCTACGTCCCCCAGGTGTTCCAGAACGACTATGAGTTCACCGCCCGGGAAGTAGTGGAAATGGGACGATATCCCTTCATCAAGCAGCTGGGCAATCCCACGCCGGAGGACCGGCGCATCTGCGAAGACGCCATGCGCATTACGGAAACCACCCACCTCAAGGATCAGCCCGTCAGCCGGATCTCCGGCGGCGAACTCCAGCGGGTGTCCGTGGCCCGGGCCATCGCCCAGGCCACCCCCTGGATTCTCCTGGATGAGCCCGTCAACCACCTGGATGTCAGCCATCAGGTAGGCATCCTGAAAAGCCTCAAGGAAATGACCCCGCAGCGAACTGTGGTCGCCGTTATGCACGACCTGAACCTGGCCCGCGACTTCTCCGACTGGATCATTCTGCTCCATGAGGGCAAAGTCGTCAAAGTCGGCAAGCCCGGCGAGTGCATCAATCCCGAGGTCCTCTCCACGATCTACGACCTGGAGTTCCTCAAGACCTACACCGAAGATCGCAGCCTGGAGTACCTGTTCCCAAAAACGAAATAG
- a CDS encoding WG repeat-containing protein: protein MKRKSTSEIDQKKIESSNQELSGDHCGCTIYDCEFDRYQEGVVCSNKIFAVQDNGSLVPPKNLICEHIDYGMVQFFMGILEDEAEVYSHPRKWGYFDYDTGNIVIAPQYDYAGCFYGELARVIKAEKIGFIDPEGTEVISIIWDEVKIGHNKWEYIGVEWVEECDPWAVRNGDKWGYINQKGEVVIPLEFDHAETFEEDRAEVKIGDKYGYINKKGELAISPEYEKVYPFRCVEMEQAKSCYIALVKKDGKFGFIDEEGNRITECIFDKAFEYSNIGFSAVKLNDKWSLINTSGDYVIYNKFDDFCYYYGRLCETGSISKANWLHLPSQGKEPRSDVYFVVKVNHQWGLMDIDFNVFLPEKNKRFIEFKGYIIHLQNGIVTKMRKIAGSDVKTEVKMQPDWENQPPKD, encoded by the coding sequence ATGAAAAGAAAATCAACCTCAGAAATCGATCAAAAGAAAATCGAATCCTCAAATCAAGAACTATCCGGTGATCATTGTGGATGTACAATTTATGATTGTGAGTTTGACAGATATCAAGAAGGAGTCGTCTGTTCGAATAAAATCTTTGCTGTTCAAGATAACGGGAGTTTAGTACCGCCGAAAAATTTGATTTGCGAACATATTGATTATGGTATGGTGCAATTTTTCATGGGAATCTTGGAAGATGAAGCGGAAGTCTACTCGCATCCTAGAAAGTGGGGTTATTTTGATTATGATACAGGGAATATTGTAATAGCACCTCAATATGATTATGCGGGATGTTTTTATGGAGAATTAGCTCGGGTTATTAAAGCGGAGAAAATAGGATTTATTGATCCTGAAGGCACTGAGGTTATCAGCATAATCTGGGACGAAGTGAAAATAGGACACAATAAATGGGAATACATTGGTGTAGAATGGGTAGAGGAATGTGATCCTTGGGCTGTTCGAAATGGTGATAAATGGGGGTATATCAATCAAAAAGGTGAGGTAGTAATCCCACTGGAATTTGACCACGCTGAAACGTTTGAGGAAGATCGGGCGGAAGTAAAAATCGGAGATAAATATGGATATATCAACAAGAAAGGAGAACTTGCAATTAGCCCGGAGTACGAGAAAGTGTATCCTTTCCGGTGCGTAGAAATGGAGCAGGCGAAAAGTTGTTATATCGCTCTAGTCAAGAAAGATGGAAAATTTGGATTCATAGATGAAGAGGGGAATCGTATTACAGAATGTATCTTTGATAAAGCATTTGAATATAGTAATATAGGTTTTTCGGCAGTAAAGCTGAACGACAAGTGGAGCTTGATCAATACTTCGGGTGATTATGTAATATATAACAAATTTGATGATTTTTGTTACTATTATGGCCGTTTATGCGAAACGGGCTCTATTTCCAAAGCCAATTGGCTGCATTTACCAAGTCAGGGAAAAGAACCCAGGAGTGATGTATATTTTGTTGTTAAGGTTAATCATCAGTGGGGTCTAATGGACATTGATTTTAATGTCTTCTTGCCAGAGAAAAACAAACGATTCATCGAGTTTAAAGGATATATAATTCACTTACAAAATGGGATAGTAACAAAGATGCGTAAAATTGCTGGTAGTGATGTAAAGACCGAAGTAAAAATGCAGCCTGATTGGGAAAATCAACCCCCTAAAGATTGA